One window from the genome of Vibrio vulnificus NBRC 15645 = ATCC 27562 encodes:
- a CDS encoding sulfotransferase: MMTSKPNHQTRLSAPIIFIGPGRSGSTVISEFVMAHHSLGWPDNYCEWFPSLPSLAWLTRLTNNSLWYVSGEKAQLNHTLPLNNLLPRPAEAWPFWQKITRDEIDFSRGFLLHQRASTEEKQRIRTYLNQHLRAQGKTRLAMKFTGPGRVEYLSSIFPDALFINVVREPVATVNSLLKVPFWQAQGLHQLWWQGAYSNHELETYQRIRHDPVCSTAFQLNKILKTTEEEISRTKVKSLTVHYEDFVRDPQFIVHQIMHFCHLPPCERMRNKLRNSPIRDQNKAAKVSGIAKRVSTWCENEKTLES; this comes from the coding sequence ATGATGACAAGCAAACCCAATCATCAAACTCGATTATCAGCACCGATCATTTTTATCGGTCCCGGCCGTTCAGGCTCAACCGTTATTTCTGAGTTTGTTATGGCTCATCATAGTTTGGGCTGGCCAGACAACTACTGCGAGTGGTTTCCATCTCTACCATCACTTGCTTGGCTCACCCGACTCACCAATAACTCACTTTGGTACGTATCCGGCGAAAAAGCGCAGCTTAATCACACGTTACCACTCAATAACTTGCTACCGAGACCCGCTGAAGCATGGCCTTTTTGGCAAAAGATCACTCGTGATGAGATCGATTTCAGCCGGGGATTCTTGCTTCACCAGAGAGCCAGTACAGAGGAAAAACAACGGATTCGTACTTATTTAAATCAGCATTTGCGAGCGCAAGGAAAGACGCGTTTAGCGATGAAATTTACTGGCCCGGGACGTGTGGAGTATTTGTCCAGTATATTTCCAGATGCGTTGTTTATTAATGTCGTTCGCGAGCCCGTCGCCACCGTCAATTCACTGCTCAAGGTGCCATTTTGGCAAGCTCAGGGGTTACATCAATTATGGTGGCAAGGCGCCTACAGCAACCATGAACTCGAAACCTATCAGCGAATTCGTCACGACCCGGTCTGCAGCACCGCATTTCAACTGAATAAAATTCTTAAAACCACCGAGGAGGAAATCTCACGAACAAAAGTAAAATCGTTGACGGTTCATTACGAGGACTTTGTTCGAGATCCACAGTTTATCGTCCATCAAATCATGCACTTTTGTCATCTTCCCCCTTGCGAAAGAATGCGCAACAAACTGAGGAACAGTCCAATTCGGGATCAAAACAAAGCAGCAAAAGTGAGTGGTATCGCGAAAAGAGTATCCACTTGGTGTGAAAACGAAAAGACCCTCGAATCCTGA
- a CDS encoding porin: MKKTVLAVALSLVAGSAIAADVNQNVSERARESMIDLILSGEEFSVGGQVAVGGYYEEGRPDREFYNDGVTGFDLFINYQKGNVVGQFAGEFDLADNYSSMDAKFTVIDTWVGYKTGFGVASIGYANDSALDAVDGAADLTIEFGASASDASDVNQVIKFEGMKEGFKYGIAYYGDREADASGQRGFNGYVGFKNEQFQVNAGYEKNDEKNHKPAVEGGDLVEQLYLVNGVITLGDIAFGANVAQHDTFNSDDFILYSASVGYTIDKLYLAAGYAAKDYDHSASKESVNFGGSYQFTNKLSALVDIKVDLSDDNNSDDLAAFFKVAYDF; the protein is encoded by the coding sequence ATGAAAAAAACAGTATTAGCGGTGGCGCTATCTCTTGTTGCTGGTTCTGCGATCGCAGCAGACGTAAACCAAAACGTTTCTGAGCGTGCTCGTGAGTCAATGATCGACCTAATCCTTTCTGGTGAAGAATTCTCTGTTGGTGGTCAAGTGGCTGTCGGTGGTTACTATGAAGAAGGTCGTCCTGATAGAGAGTTTTACAACGACGGTGTGACTGGTTTTGACCTATTCATCAACTACCAAAAAGGCAACGTAGTTGGTCAGTTTGCTGGTGAATTCGACCTTGCAGACAACTACTCTTCAATGGATGCTAAGTTCACTGTGATCGACACTTGGGTTGGTTACAAAACCGGTTTCGGCGTAGCGTCTATCGGTTACGCAAACGACTCTGCACTTGATGCAGTAGACGGCGCAGCTGACTTAACTATTGAGTTTGGTGCATCTGCATCTGACGCTTCTGACGTAAACCAAGTGATCAAATTTGAAGGCATGAAAGAAGGCTTCAAATACGGCATCGCTTACTACGGTGACCGCGAAGCAGACGCATCTGGTCAACGTGGTTTCAACGGTTATGTTGGTTTCAAAAATGAACAGTTCCAAGTAAACGCAGGTTACGAGAAGAACGATGAGAAAAACCATAAACCAGCAGTAGAAGGCGGTGATCTAGTTGAACAACTGTACTTGGTTAATGGTGTGATTACTCTGGGTGATATAGCGTTCGGTGCAAATGTAGCACAGCACGATACCTTTAACAGTGATGATTTTATCCTATACAGTGCATCAGTAGGCTACACTATCGATAAACTATACCTAGCAGCCGGTTACGCAGCTAAAGATTATGATCATTCAGCTAGCAAAGAGTCAGTAAACTTCGGTGGTTCTTACCAGTTCACTAACAAGTTATCTGCGCTTGTCGATATCAAAGTTGATCTGTCTGATGACAACAACAGCGATGATCTAGCAGCATTCTTCAAAGTTGCTTACGACTTCTAA
- a CDS encoding DUF6795 domain-containing protein: MFWPFKKYDVEMSPEVHGVITLERVPQEGMTVVRELFYEGYNKGKAILDETQTNEQGEFSFPSMTIRSRLPGDIFGQNFHVNQFLFVQWKNKKLKLWGATLPIQSGREVSEMLSSISCELTNVPRIHAVETSSDERLPISVHSICDWNSPSINTYVYDQSTDTYVRYKKTPQPLESIFNAKHRVKLDAE; encoded by the coding sequence ATGTTTTGGCCATTTAAAAAATATGATGTTGAGATGTCTCCAGAAGTGCATGGGGTGATCACGCTTGAAAGAGTGCCACAGGAAGGAATGACGGTTGTTCGAGAGTTGTTTTACGAAGGGTATAACAAAGGGAAAGCGATATTGGATGAGACTCAAACCAATGAACAAGGGGAGTTTTCTTTTCCCTCTATGACCATTCGTTCGAGATTGCCAGGAGATATTTTTGGTCAAAATTTCCATGTTAACCAGTTCCTTTTTGTTCAATGGAAGAACAAGAAGCTCAAACTATGGGGTGCCACATTACCGATACAAAGCGGTAGAGAAGTCTCAGAGATGCTCAGCTCTATCAGTTGTGAGTTAACTAATGTTCCCCGTATTCACGCAGTGGAAACAAGCTCAGATGAGCGTTTGCCAATATCTGTTCACTCCATTTGCGACTGGAACAGTCCGAGCATAAACACATACGTATATGATCAAAGTACAGATACCTATGTACGTTATAAGAAGACGCCGCAGCCCTTGGAAAGTATTTTTAACGCTAAACACAGAGTTAAGTTAGACGCTGAGTAA
- the torA gene encoding trimethylamine-N-oxide reductase TorA has translation MAITRRSFLKGVATTSAASVIGPSLLASASANAVETTGTWKVSGSHWGAFRAHIYAGKVQEIKPLELDQNPTEMLNGIKGIIYSPSRVRYPMVRLDWLKKHKYSADTRGNNRFVRVTWDEALDLFYRELERVQKEYGPWALHAGQTGWNQTGSFNNCTAHMQRAVGMHGNYITKVGDYSTGAGQTILPYVLGSTEVYAQGTSWSEILENADNIILWANDPVKNLQVGWNCETHESYAYLAQLKEKVAKGEINVISVDPVKNKTQRYLENDHLYVNPMTDVPFMLAIAHVLYTENLYDKKFIDTYCLGFEEFINYVQGKTKDKVEKTPEWAAPICGVKADKIREFARMLVKGRTQILMGWCIQRQEHGEQPYWAAAVVAAMIGQIGLPGGGISYGHHYSSIGVPSTGFAGPGGFPRNLDAGMKPKWDNNDFNGYSRTIPVARWIDCLLEPGKEINYNGGKVKLPDFKMMVISGCNPWHHHQDRNRMKQAFQKLQTVVTIDFAWTATCRFSDIVLPACTQWERNDIDVYGSYSSRGLIAMHRLVDPLFQSKPDFQIMKELTERFGRSEEYSRGMSEMDWIRSLYNDCKKSNEGKFEMPEFDEFWEKSVLDFGQGQPWVRHADFRQDPEINPLGTPSGFIEITSRKIGRYGYEHCQEHPMWFEKSERSHGGPGSDKHPFWLQSCHPDKRLHSQMCESEEFRATYAVKGREPVYINPLDAKAKGIKEGDLVRVFNDRGQLLAGAVLTDSYPRGVIRIEEGAWYGPLSEKVGAICTYGDPNTLTQDIGSSELAQATSANTCIVDFEKFTGKVPPVTSFGGPIEVA, from the coding sequence ATGGCTATTACAAGAAGAAGTTTTCTTAAGGGCGTAGCAACCACAAGTGCTGCCTCTGTTATCGGTCCTAGCTTATTGGCGTCGGCTTCTGCAAACGCAGTAGAAACAACAGGAACATGGAAAGTATCCGGTTCTCACTGGGGCGCGTTCCGCGCCCACATCTACGCGGGTAAAGTTCAAGAGATCAAACCGCTAGAGCTAGACCAAAACCCAACTGAGATGCTAAACGGCATCAAAGGCATCATCTACAGCCCTTCACGTGTGCGTTACCCAATGGTGCGCCTAGACTGGCTGAAAAAACACAAGTACAGCGCAGATACGCGCGGCAACAACCGTTTTGTACGTGTGACTTGGGATGAAGCGTTGGACCTGTTCTACCGTGAGCTAGAGCGCGTACAAAAAGAGTATGGCCCTTGGGCGCTACACGCAGGCCAAACAGGTTGGAACCAAACGGGTTCATTTAACAACTGTACAGCGCACATGCAGCGCGCTGTGGGCATGCACGGTAACTACATCACCAAAGTTGGTGACTACTCAACCGGTGCTGGCCAAACGATTCTGCCATACGTGCTAGGTTCTACCGAAGTGTACGCACAAGGTACGTCTTGGTCTGAGATTCTAGAAAACGCAGACAACATTATTCTTTGGGCGAACGACCCAGTGAAAAACCTCCAAGTGGGCTGGAACTGTGAAACGCATGAATCTTACGCTTACCTTGCGCAACTAAAAGAGAAAGTGGCAAAAGGCGAAATCAACGTGATTTCGGTTGACCCGGTTAAGAACAAAACACAGCGTTACCTAGAGAACGATCATCTGTATGTCAACCCAATGACAGATGTACCGTTTATGTTGGCGATTGCGCATGTTCTCTACACTGAAAATCTATACGATAAGAAGTTCATCGACACTTACTGTCTTGGTTTTGAAGAGTTCATCAACTACGTTCAAGGCAAAACGAAGGACAAAGTTGAAAAAACACCAGAATGGGCTGCGCCTATTTGTGGCGTGAAAGCAGACAAAATCCGTGAATTTGCCCGCATGCTTGTGAAAGGCCGCACTCAGATCCTGATGGGTTGGTGTATCCAACGTCAAGAGCACGGTGAGCAGCCTTACTGGGCAGCCGCGGTTGTTGCGGCAATGATCGGTCAAATCGGCTTGCCTGGCGGTGGTATCTCTTATGGTCACCACTACTCAAGTATCGGTGTGCCTTCAACCGGTTTTGCTGGCCCTGGTGGCTTCCCTCGTAACCTTGATGCGGGCATGAAACCAAAATGGGACAACAATGACTTCAATGGCTACAGCCGTACTATCCCTGTTGCGCGTTGGATCGACTGTCTGCTAGAGCCAGGTAAAGAGATCAACTACAACGGTGGCAAAGTGAAGCTGCCAGACTTCAAGATGATGGTTATTTCGGGCTGTAACCCATGGCACCACCATCAAGATCGCAACCGCATGAAGCAAGCGTTCCAGAAACTACAAACTGTCGTAACGATCGACTTCGCGTGGACAGCGACGTGTCGCTTCTCAGACATCGTGCTACCAGCATGTACCCAATGGGAACGCAATGACATCGACGTATACGGTTCATACTCAAGCCGTGGTTTGATTGCGATGCATCGTTTGGTGGATCCTCTGTTCCAATCTAAGCCAGACTTCCAAATCATGAAGGAACTGACTGAGCGCTTTGGCCGCAGTGAAGAATACTCTCGCGGTATGAGTGAAATGGATTGGATTCGCAGCCTATACAACGATTGTAAGAAATCGAACGAAGGCAAATTCGAGATGCCAGAATTTGATGAATTCTGGGAGAAGAGCGTACTGGACTTCGGCCAAGGTCAACCTTGGGTTCGTCACGCGGATTTCCGTCAAGACCCTGAAATCAACCCACTGGGTACACCTTCAGGCTTTATCGAGATCACGTCTCGTAAGATCGGTCGTTACGGCTACGAACACTGCCAAGAGCACCCAATGTGGTTCGAAAAATCAGAACGTTCACACGGCGGACCAGGCTCAGACAAACATCCGTTCTGGTTGCAATCTTGTCACCCAGACAAACGCCTGCACTCTCAGATGTGTGAGTCTGAAGAGTTCCGTGCGACTTACGCAGTAAAAGGTCGTGAGCCAGTCTACATCAACCCACTTGATGCAAAAGCAAAAGGCATCAAAGAGGGTGATTTGGTACGCGTGTTTAATGACCGTGGTCAGCTTCTAGCAGGAGCTGTGCTAACGGACAGCTACCCACGTGGCGTGATTCGTATCGAAGAAGGTGCGTGGTACGGTCCTCTAAGCGAGAAAGTGGGAGCTATCTGTACTTACGGTGACCCTAACACACTGACTCAAGATATCGGCTCATCTGAGCTGGCACAGGCGACTTCTGCGAACACCTGTATCGTAGACTTCGAGAAGTTCACTGGCAAAGTTCCACCAGTGACCTCATTTGGTGGCCCAATCGAAGTGGCGTAA